The following are encoded in a window of Deinococcus humi genomic DNA:
- a CDS encoding CdaR family protein yields MSGGDSGTPPQEGAAWRRWLEPRYAWERSIHNLGPKLLAVAVALTLWFVATADRRANVEQGYDVPVTVRDTTGGRGEGTRATSDLNPATVRVTLSGRPERLRELRAGNIEAIVDVTGAPEGSFTRPVTVAAPNGTSVSRKSPDTVQGFVDTQLTRTLPIVLSVVTPPEASLPRYTVTPTEARVTGPGRVIVNVSKLVTSPESLGASSEQEVPLIALDEEGQPVEGVQTNPATVTVRRLDTGQLPIKTLPVTLNAPPANLKVTARSIQPSAVRVVAAPDLLARLREISGTVVYRPGSYSAPVQLALPAGAQALENVTVSLSVVPANPPVTR; encoded by the coding sequence GTGAGCGGCGGCGATTCCGGCACACCCCCGCAGGAGGGGGCGGCATGGCGGCGCTGGCTGGAACCGCGCTACGCGTGGGAGCGCAGCATTCACAACCTCGGCCCGAAACTGCTGGCGGTGGCCGTGGCCCTGACGCTGTGGTTCGTGGCGACAGCGGACCGCCGGGCCAATGTGGAACAGGGCTACGATGTGCCCGTCACGGTGCGCGACACGACGGGCGGTCGCGGCGAGGGCACCCGCGCCACCAGTGACCTGAACCCGGCCACCGTCCGCGTGACCCTGTCCGGGCGCCCCGAACGGCTGCGCGAACTGCGCGCCGGAAACATCGAGGCCATCGTGGACGTGACCGGCGCACCGGAAGGCAGCTTCACCCGGCCCGTGACGGTGGCGGCGCCCAACGGCACCTCGGTCAGTCGCAAGTCGCCGGACACCGTGCAGGGGTTCGTGGACACCCAGCTCACCCGCACGCTGCCCATCGTCCTGAGCGTGGTCACGCCGCCGGAGGCCAGCCTGCCGCGTTACACCGTCACGCCCACAGAGGCCCGCGTGACCGGCCCCGGACGGGTCATCGTGAACGTGTCGAAACTGGTGACCAGCCCGGAGAGCCTGGGTGCCTCCTCCGAGCAGGAGGTGCCGCTGATCGCCTTGGACGAGGAAGGACAGCCCGTTGAAGGCGTGCAGACCAATCCGGCCACAGTCACGGTGCGTCGTCTGGACACTGGGCAGTTGCCGATCAAGACGCTGCCGGTGACCCTGAATGCTCCACCAGCCAACCTGAAGGTCACGGCCCGCAGCATCCAGCCCAGCGCCGTACGGGTGGTGGCGGCTCCCGATCTGCTTGCCCGCCTGCGCGAGATCAGCGGCACGGTGGTCTACCGCCCCGGCAGCTACAGCGCTCCGGTGCAGCTGGCCCTGCCTGCAGGTGCCCAGGCCCTGGAGAACGTGACCGTGAGCCTGAGCGTCGTGCCAGCCAACCCCCCTGTGACCCGCTAA
- the yqeK gene encoding bis(5'-nucleosyl)-tetraphosphatase (symmetrical) YqeK produces the protein MVRPRRFEHVVRVAELAAQIAAANGLDVARAYAAGILHDVARDLPDAELLRLAPPECEIDGLHPLALHGRAGRSLLERWGYADPVVLEAVEDHTTGPRGGNGVAQAVYIADVSEPGRGVNADIRELALQDLTAALERAIISKVSYLQGKGITVHPRTLRSYHALPCCAHLAASCPPAEPVTSSAFR, from the coding sequence ATGGTTCGGCCCCGGCGTTTTGAGCATGTGGTGCGGGTGGCTGAACTGGCGGCCCAGATTGCGGCGGCCAATGGACTTGATGTGGCGCGTGCCTACGCCGCGGGGATTCTGCATGACGTCGCCCGCGATCTGCCAGACGCCGAACTGCTGCGCCTCGCGCCGCCAGAATGCGAAATTGACGGGCTGCACCCGCTGGCGTTGCATGGCCGCGCCGGACGCAGTCTCCTGGAACGCTGGGGCTACGCGGACCCAGTGGTGCTGGAGGCTGTCGAGGACCATACCACCGGTCCGCGTGGCGGGAACGGGGTGGCCCAGGCGGTGTACATCGCGGATGTCTCCGAACCCGGACGGGGCGTCAATGCCGATATTCGCGAGCTGGCTCTGCAGGACCTGACTGCGGCTTTGGAACGGGCCATCATCTCCAAGGTCAGTTACCTGCAGGGCAAGGGCATTACGGTGCATCCACGTACGTTGCGCTCCTACCACGCGCTGCCCTGCTGCGCCCATCTGGCCGCTTCCTGTCCTCCGGCCGAGCCCGTGACCTCCTCCGCTTTCCGGTGA
- the rsfS gene encoding ribosome silencing factor, whose amino-acid sequence MTLNTKANAPAKSSNRDTDQRQLRAIVDAARERRAEDVRVLDLSDVSSTLEYFVICTATAGLQLNAVQENIRNKAMESGLPRPSVEGPSERWLLLSFGSIVVHIMTKEAREYYDLEGLWSDARTLEFPED is encoded by the coding sequence ATGACCCTGAATACCAAAGCCAACGCCCCCGCCAAATCTTCCAACCGCGACACCGACCAGCGCCAGTTGCGCGCCATTGTGGACGCCGCCCGTGAGCGCCGCGCCGAGGACGTGCGCGTGCTGGACCTCTCGGACGTAAGCAGCACCCTGGAATACTTCGTGATCTGCACGGCCACCGCCGGGTTACAGCTCAACGCCGTTCAAGAAAATATTCGCAATAAGGCGATGGAGTCAGGGTTGCCGCGTCCCAGCGTCGAGGGCCCCAGCGAGCGCTGGCTGCTGCTGTCCTTCGGCAGCATCGTGGTTCACATCATGACCAAGGAAGCCCGCGAGTATTACGACCTCGAAGGGTTGTGGAGCGATGCCCGCACCCTGGAATTTCCTGAAGACTGA
- a CDS encoding DUF3248 domain-containing protein, with product MSDSPPPGSSAGPEDLPTGILPQELDALGGQLVWRIGKDEVSDDVIVRLGYASATPRFAHLPRLRSANDADLLLAVSEGRVVIEWVD from the coding sequence ATGAGCGACTCGCCGCCACCAGGTTCCAGCGCCGGGCCGGAGGACCTGCCCACTGGCATTCTGCCGCAGGAACTGGATGCCCTGGGCGGTCAGCTGGTCTGGCGCATCGGCAAGGACGAGGTCAGCGATGACGTGATCGTGCGTCTGGGCTACGCCTCGGCCACGCCGCGCTTCGCCCATCTGCCCAGATTGCGTAGCGCCAACGACGCCGATCTGCTGCTGGCCGTCAGTGAGGGCCGCGTGGTGATCGAGTGGGTGGACTGA
- a CDS encoding VC0807 family protein, protein MSDPASEPNSTAMPPKKTRARVPKTVWDLVFTLLIPILILSPNMLGSGISIADQVFGGGTTGNVRAYLLAALIPVAYVLWDLGVNRNVSPVALIGGAGAIFSGALAFWYVDGFWYAIKDSARSYLTGILFLISAATSVPLFRVFLDAASIGEKPEDRAATQQAMRDPGVHRGLVLGTVVFAVVDLIGGMVNSVVNYARVTARFGSDDFNAQIAAVNAVMRVPGLIISLVGVFAAIWFVQRAVKVRFGPDASLLEPAKLAAVMRERGEVRSEQAGPV, encoded by the coding sequence ATGAGCGACCCGGCCTCCGAACCCAATTCCACTGCCATGCCCCCCAAGAAAACCCGTGCCCGCGTGCCCAAAACCGTGTGGGACCTGGTCTTCACGTTGCTGATTCCCATTCTGATTCTCAGTCCCAACATGCTGGGCAGCGGCATCAGCATTGCCGATCAGGTGTTTGGGGGTGGGACGACGGGCAATGTGCGGGCCTACCTGCTGGCCGCGCTGATTCCGGTCGCGTACGTGCTGTGGGATCTGGGTGTCAACCGTAACGTCAGCCCAGTGGCCCTGATCGGTGGGGCCGGCGCGATCTTCTCCGGGGCGCTGGCCTTCTGGTACGTGGACGGTTTCTGGTACGCCATCAAGGACAGCGCGCGTTCCTACCTGACCGGCATTCTGTTCCTGATCAGCGCGGCGACGAGCGTGCCCCTGTTCCGCGTTTTTCTGGACGCCGCCAGTATCGGTGAGAAGCCCGAGGACCGCGCCGCCACGCAGCAGGCCATGCGTGATCCCGGCGTCCACCGGGGGCTGGTGCTGGGCACGGTGGTGTTTGCGGTGGTGGATCTAATCGGCGGTATGGTCAACAGCGTCGTCAATTACGCCCGCGTGACCGCTAGATTCGGCAGCGACGATTTCAACGCCCAGATCGCTGCCGTCAATGCCGTGATGCGTGTGCCGGGGCTGATCATCAGCCTGGTGGGCGTCTTCGCGGCGATCTGGTTCGTGCAGCGTGCCGTGAAAGTCCGCTTCGGGCCGGACGCCAGCCTGCTGGAGCCTGCCAAGCTGGCCGCCGTCATGCGCGAACGCGGCGAGGTGCGGAGCGAACAGGCTGGCCCTGTCTGA
- a CDS encoding LCP family protein, producing MTTSPSTAAPQPNRPLARLRALQTFGLSLAALTLGGLALLQGAGGASGLALGAGTAPQFTVLLAGRDIVYCYYHQPCKDQDNPKGALEPPNTDTLMLVKVDGSRVRVLNIPRDTNVGPFDPGERPSVQKINSRYGSGGPEALTRAVETVVGERVDSYVIVRTDYAERVIDALGGLDVTVPEGGIEWVDNAAGVNLKLEAGPHHLNGKKAVLYLRVRKGFGDDYGRIDHQKQALAQLAAKLRSPRGLAALPTILGGIGNGVETNADPELLTALRPYLSNLKLSFATLPTDTIRGSFNLAVNRDQLAKLWGDQPVPSSPTPNVKVSVVDASGAGLGGAVQRALNTLGYGRVEVRTLPESREASQVFTDQDVADANALAELLGLPRLQGERFPVEAGEVGILLGVDARDHLAALFPYAQLQAPPPVTPSALPAPSAPPPTETP from the coding sequence GTGACGACCTCCCCCTCTACGGCCGCACCCCAGCCGAATCGTCCCCTGGCGCGTCTGCGCGCGCTGCAGACCTTTGGTCTGAGTCTGGCCGCGCTGACGTTGGGGGGGCTGGCCCTGCTACAGGGTGCGGGCGGCGCGTCCGGGCTGGCGCTGGGCGCCGGGACCGCGCCGCAATTCACTGTGCTGTTGGCTGGTCGCGACATCGTGTACTGCTACTACCACCAGCCCTGCAAGGATCAGGACAATCCCAAGGGGGCGCTGGAGCCGCCCAACACTGACACGCTGATGCTGGTCAAGGTAGACGGCTCGCGTGTGCGGGTGCTGAACATTCCACGCGACACCAATGTCGGTCCCTTCGATCCCGGTGAACGCCCCAGCGTCCAGAAGATCAACAGCCGCTACGGTTCCGGCGGCCCGGAAGCCCTGACCCGCGCGGTGGAAACGGTGGTGGGCGAGCGGGTAGATTCCTACGTCATCGTCCGCACCGATTACGCCGAGCGGGTGATCGACGCCCTGGGCGGTCTGGACGTGACCGTGCCAGAGGGCGGCATCGAGTGGGTGGACAATGCAGCTGGGGTCAATTTGAAGCTGGAGGCGGGGCCGCACCACCTGAACGGCAAGAAGGCAGTGCTGTACCTGCGTGTCCGCAAAGGCTTTGGGGACGATTACGGGCGCATCGATCACCAGAAGCAGGCGCTGGCGCAACTGGCGGCCAAACTGCGCAGTCCGCGTGGGCTGGCCGCGCTGCCCACCATCCTGGGCGGGATCGGCAACGGGGTGGAAACCAACGCCGATCCCGAACTGCTCACGGCGCTGCGCCCGTACCTGTCCAACCTCAAGCTCAGCTTTGCCACGCTGCCCACCGACACCATTCGCGGCAGCTTTAACCTCGCTGTCAACCGCGACCAGCTTGCCAAACTGTGGGGAGACCAGCCCGTGCCCAGTTCGCCCACGCCGAACGTGAAGGTCAGCGTGGTGGACGCCAGCGGCGCGGGACTGGGCGGGGCCGTTCAGCGCGCGCTGAACACCCTGGGGTATGGGCGGGTGGAGGTCCGCACGCTGCCCGAGAGCCGTGAGGCCAGTCAGGTCTTTACCGACCAGGACGTGGCCGACGCCAATGCGTTGGCCGAGCTGCTGGGCCTGCCGCGCCTGCAGGGTGAGCGTTTCCCGGTTGAGGCGGGCGAGGTTGGTATCCTGCTGGGCGTAGACGCCCGCGACCATCTCGCGGCCCTTTTTCCCTATGCCCAGTTGCAGGCACCGCCACCCGTCACGCCCAGTGCTTTACCGGCGCCCAGTGCCCCACCCCCCACGGAGACCCCATGA
- a CDS encoding RsmD family RNA methyltransferase, with product MSLRILGGSAKGRSLKVPDSARPSGARVRKSLFDLLAARAPTGTFVDLHGGSGAIGLEAASRGYAVTLIEQDTRAVAALEANARALNLRVRIVRGESQKLLARLGRFDIVFSDPPYQADLPALTTQLLGSDVVAAGGLLICQHPDRLSLPEHPGYSREVREYGSNSLTLYQREAQADTVENA from the coding sequence GTGAGCCTGCGGATTCTGGGGGGCAGCGCGAAGGGACGCAGCCTGAAGGTCCCCGACAGTGCCCGGCCCAGCGGCGCGCGGGTTCGCAAGAGCCTGTTCGATCTGCTGGCGGCCCGGGCGCCGACGGGAACGTTCGTGGACCTGCACGGCGGCAGCGGGGCCATTGGTCTGGAGGCGGCCAGCCGGGGCTACGCAGTCACGCTGATCGAGCAGGACACCCGCGCGGTGGCGGCGTTGGAAGCCAATGCCCGCGCCCTGAACCTGCGCGTGCGGATCGTGCGCGGCGAGTCCCAGAAGCTGCTGGCCCGGCTGGGCCGCTTCGACATCGTGTTCAGCGATCCGCCGTACCAGGCCGATCTTCCCGCCCTGACCACCCAGCTGCTGGGCAGCGACGTGGTGGCGGCGGGCGGCCTGCTGATCTGCCAGCACCCGGACCGCCTGTCCCTGCCCGAGCACCCCGGCTACTCCCGCGAGGTCCGCGAGTACGGCAGCAACAGCCTGACCCTCTACCAGCGTGAGGCACAGGCGGATACAGTGGAGAACGCATGA
- the coaD gene encoding pantetheine-phosphate adenylyltransferase: MKAVFPGSFDPITSGHMDVLTRASRIFDSVTVTVMHNARKQGRHLFTLDERLDILHKATGHLENVGVDSFGGLLVDYMAQEQKGIILRGLRAVSDYEYELQIAHLNRQIGEVETVFIMAATRWSFVSSSMVREIASYGGDIREMVPRASADALRVKYADVYDERERTSAMTAAPRE, translated from the coding sequence ATGAAAGCCGTTTTCCCCGGATCGTTTGACCCCATCACCAGCGGCCACATGGATGTGCTGACCCGCGCCAGCCGCATCTTCGACTCGGTGACCGTGACCGTCATGCACAACGCCCGCAAGCAGGGGCGCCATCTGTTCACGCTGGACGAACGGCTCGATATCCTGCACAAAGCCACCGGGCATCTGGAAAACGTCGGCGTGGATTCCTTCGGCGGCCTGCTCGTCGACTACATGGCGCAGGAGCAGAAGGGGATCATCCTGCGCGGCCTGCGAGCGGTCAGCGACTACGAATATGAACTGCAGATCGCGCACCTGAATCGCCAGATCGGGGAGGTAGAAACGGTATTCATCATGGCTGCCACCCGCTGGAGCTTTGTGTCCAGCAGCATGGTGCGCGAGATCGCCAGCTACGGCGGCGACATCCGTGAGATGGTCCCGCGCGCCAGTGCCGACGCTTTAAGAGTGAAATACGCGGACGTGTACGACGAGCGGGAACGGACCAGTGCCATGACTGCGGCTCCCCGGGAATGA
- a CDS encoding DUF3809 domain-containing protein, whose protein sequence is MIIEAGRHFTLQAPGSSADTLAFVRDPARALSRLHFLRGLQVDGDQVRGELLVPLPVLGEADLPFLCVLTQTPDGATLTPQPIAGERAWVEVTGQAQVLEGVQAAGNGETAVEVAFNFLFRAYLATPDAQGWGGAAFEKMVRAAAGRTLERVTQELPEGLREALEAG, encoded by the coding sequence GTGATCATCGAGGCCGGGCGGCACTTTACCCTGCAGGCCCCCGGCTCGTCGGCGGACACCCTGGCTTTCGTGCGTGACCCGGCCCGCGCCCTGTCCCGCCTGCACTTTCTGCGCGGTCTGCAAGTTGATGGCGATCAGGTGCGCGGCGAGCTGCTGGTGCCGCTTCCGGTGCTGGGCGAGGCTGATCTGCCCTTCCTCTGCGTGCTGACGCAGACCCCCGACGGCGCGACGCTCACGCCTCAGCCCATCGCGGGCGAACGCGCCTGGGTGGAGGTCACCGGGCAGGCCCAGGTGCTGGAGGGCGTGCAGGCTGCCGGCAACGGCGAAACGGCGGTAGAGGTGGCCTTCAATTTCCTGTTCCGTGCCTACTTAGCCACTCCCGACGCTCAGGGCTGGGGCGGCGCGGCCTTTGAGAAGATGGTCCGGGCCGCTGCCGGGCGCACCCTGGAGCGGGTCACGCAGGAACTCCCCGAAGGCTTGCGCGAGGCGCTGGAGGCAGGCTGA